In Psychrobacter sp. P11G3, a single genomic region encodes these proteins:
- a CDS encoding TolC family protein → MKFILSALPTAMMTVAVMSVPVMTYASTDADSIEASDDVTPVAVTQIIDADSPTENDKPAVAPFLTVPNPNKAKSQALSTLVDPITHKAVDNSYALDVSSFLSLEQAQKLLVQVSPKIAANQAAIAASEYQTDALRTIENPLVFARVSASAYHLDEDIDLSSLRSGIVNEVNNGVDNIVPPTADLPDFGELVGERIPDSYNLKRSGSTSGAGLGVVWPIYTAGRTDALTGASDARTQEAIADSVLDKNELYNTLIERYFKAQLAIIAAYLREDAYDTLQQTDHMAERLFEEGFISRVDRLEAQSALADAKSESVNANNDARLAMIALQRLLRTDYRIKPTTPLFVSSRPLPDVSYFQDLALNNHPGLQKVAAKRAQAQQLHALSDTGYKPTVLLYGYGQVEKDPSWVAGISASWKLWGGLDKTASLASSNAKIRQADLSEIEVSDNLLLLVEKNWHDVNNAQSRYQALQSNVDLAAEVLRLRRLGLQEGVNTTVDVVQAQTQSLKARTEQAQAANDYVQSLAALMQSCGTPLAFNAYLNAADIQLPTLYTEQ, encoded by the coding sequence ATGAAATTCATTTTATCAGCGCTACCGACTGCTATGATGACAGTTGCAGTCATGAGCGTGCCTGTCATGACTTACGCGAGCACTGACGCTGACAGTATAGAAGCGTCAGATGATGTTACACCAGTGGCTGTGACACAAATCATAGATGCTGATAGTCCAACTGAGAATGATAAACCAGCTGTCGCGCCTTTTCTTACAGTACCAAACCCTAATAAGGCTAAATCGCAGGCACTGTCTACGCTTGTGGACCCTATTACACATAAAGCAGTCGATAACAGCTACGCACTAGACGTCTCAAGCTTTTTGAGCTTAGAGCAAGCGCAGAAGCTTCTGGTACAAGTATCACCTAAAATTGCTGCCAATCAAGCAGCGATTGCTGCTAGCGAATACCAAACTGACGCGCTCAGAACCATCGAAAATCCGCTCGTATTTGCTCGAGTATCTGCCAGTGCCTATCATTTAGATGAGGATATAGATTTATCTTCTCTCAGAAGCGGTATCGTCAACGAAGTAAACAACGGGGTAGATAACATAGTCCCTCCGACAGCAGACCTACCAGACTTTGGTGAGCTGGTCGGTGAGCGTATTCCCGACTCCTATAACCTCAAGCGCTCAGGCTCTACGTCGGGTGCAGGACTTGGAGTCGTTTGGCCTATTTATACTGCTGGACGTACAGACGCATTGACTGGTGCCTCGGATGCACGTACGCAAGAAGCGATAGCTGATAGTGTACTGGATAAAAATGAGCTTTATAATACGTTAATTGAGCGTTATTTTAAGGCACAGTTAGCGATTATCGCCGCTTACTTACGAGAAGACGCTTATGATACATTACAGCAGACCGACCATATGGCCGAGCGTCTGTTTGAAGAAGGTTTTATCTCACGTGTCGATAGACTAGAAGCACAGTCTGCGCTTGCGGATGCCAAAAGTGAATCCGTCAATGCCAATAATGACGCGCGCCTAGCTATGATTGCGCTACAGCGTCTACTACGTACCGACTATCGCATCAAGCCAACCACACCGTTGTTTGTCTCTAGTCGCCCTCTACCAGATGTGAGCTACTTTCAGGACTTGGCACTAAACAACCATCCTGGACTGCAAAAAGTCGCAGCCAAGCGGGCACAGGCTCAGCAGTTACATGCGCTATCAGATACGGGCTACAAGCCTACGGTATTGCTATACGGTTATGGTCAGGTGGAGAAAGATCCAAGCTGGGTCGCTGGTATATCTGCCAGTTGGAAGCTATGGGGCGGACTCGATAAAACCGCATCATTAGCATCCAGTAATGCCAAAATTCGTCAGGCCGATCTCTCTGAGATTGAAGTCAGTGACAATTTATTGCTACTGGTAGAAAAAAATTGGCACGATGTCAATAATGCTCAATCACGCTATCAGGCATTGCAAAGCAATGTTGATTTGGCAGCAGAAGTATTACGACTACGACGCTTAGGATTACAAGAAGGTGTAAATACCACCGTTGACGTAGTGCAAGCACAAACGCAATCGCTGAAGGCACGCACCGAGCAAGCACAGGCTGCTAATGACTATGTACAGTCACTGGCTGCCCTTATGCAAAGCTGTGGTACGCCACTTGCTTTTAATGCTTATCTCAATGCCGCTGACATTCAATTGCCTACTTTATATACTGAGCAATGA
- the glpK gene encoding glycerol kinase GlpK, which translates to MAGYILALDQGTTSSRAILYDDHARPIKMVQQPTTLQTPRAGFVEQDAQQIWQTQISCAHDVINRAGLLATDVTSIAITNQRESIVMWDKQTGKPLAPAIIWQDRRTANYCKTLAAESATNSMNDPVHQSIDSVNMAHEVQRITGLRLDPYFSASKIAWLLENNSKLSVRASRGEIAVGTIDSWLIYKLTGGEHVIDVTNASRTLLFDIHKLAWSETLCDRFAIPMHILPKVLPSDGDFGKTKKGLFAKQIPIQAVLGDQQAALFGQGCLDAGMAKNTYGTGCFMLMNIGQQPKLSEHKLLTTIAWQRKTSPIRPDNLSFDQIVQSGKRMLQPPKKEVTYALEGSVFMAGAIVQWLRDNLGMIQQSSDVEDLARQVNSSEDVVLLPAFTGLGAPYWRSDISASITGMSRGTTKAHIARAALEAVAYQTYDVLIAMQKDSPHPLTELRVDGGAANNDLLMQFQADLLGVPVLRPRDTEITAKGAALLAGLKTGLYDESTMKASWQVDRVFEPSMSTDTRERHLVKWQQAIKRSLMPL; encoded by the coding sequence ATGGCAGGATATATTTTAGCGTTGGATCAAGGGACCACATCGAGTCGAGCGATATTGTACGATGATCATGCGCGTCCTATCAAAATGGTACAACAGCCAACGACGCTGCAAACACCAAGAGCTGGATTCGTTGAACAAGATGCACAGCAGATCTGGCAAACTCAGATTAGCTGTGCACATGATGTTATTAATCGGGCAGGGTTGCTTGCCACTGACGTTACCAGTATCGCGATTACCAATCAGCGTGAGTCGATTGTGATGTGGGATAAGCAAACTGGCAAGCCACTGGCTCCTGCCATCATTTGGCAAGACAGGCGTACCGCAAATTACTGTAAGACGCTTGCTGCTGAAAGCGCTACCAATAGCATGAATGACCCTGTGCATCAGAGCATTGATAGCGTCAATATGGCACATGAAGTACAGCGTATTACAGGTCTGCGTTTAGATCCGTATTTTAGTGCCAGTAAGATTGCTTGGTTACTCGAAAACAACTCGAAGCTGAGTGTACGAGCCAGCAGAGGTGAGATAGCGGTCGGCACGATTGATAGTTGGCTGATTTATAAGCTCACAGGCGGTGAACATGTCATTGATGTGACCAATGCTTCTCGTACATTGTTATTCGATATCCATAAGCTGGCATGGTCAGAGACACTTTGTGACCGTTTTGCTATACCTATGCATATATTGCCTAAAGTACTACCGTCCGACGGCGATTTTGGCAAAACCAAAAAAGGCCTGTTTGCAAAGCAAATACCCATTCAAGCAGTATTGGGTGATCAGCAAGCAGCGCTCTTTGGACAAGGTTGTCTTGATGCAGGCATGGCCAAAAACACTTATGGTACAGGCTGCTTTATGCTAATGAATATTGGCCAACAGCCAAAATTGAGTGAGCATAAGCTGCTAACCACCATCGCATGGCAACGTAAAACGTCACCAATTCGTCCGGACAATTTATCATTTGACCAAATCGTACAGTCAGGCAAACGCATGCTACAACCGCCCAAAAAGGAAGTCACTTATGCCCTAGAGGGCAGTGTCTTTATGGCAGGGGCTATCGTTCAATGGCTGCGTGATAATTTGGGTATGATTCAGCAGAGTAGTGACGTCGAAGACTTAGCCCGTCAAGTAAACAGTAGCGAAGATGTCGTTCTATTACCTGCTTTTACTGGATTGGGCGCGCCTTACTGGCGTTCGGATATTAGCGCTAGCATCACTGGTATGAGCCGTGGCACTACTAAGGCACATATTGCACGCGCTGCATTGGAGGCCGTTGCTTATCAAACCTATGATGTGCTTATCGCTATGCAAAAGGACAGCCCTCATCCTTTGACTGAGCTGAGAGTAGATGGCGGCGCTGCAAATAACGATTTACTCATGCAGTTCCAAGCAGATTTGTTAGGTGTTCCAGTATTACGTCCTAGAGATACAGAGATTACGGCAAAGGGCGCAGCACTCCTCGCAGGACTGAAAACTGGGCTATATGACGAATCGACCATGAAAGCTTCATGGCAGGTAGATCGCGTGTTTGAACCAAGTATGTCGACTGATACTCGTGAGCGACATCTTGTTAAATGGCAACAGGCTATCAAAAGGTCCCTGATGCCGTTATAA
- a CDS encoding endonuclease/exonuclease/phosphatase family protein, whose protein sequence is MSNNTEGNKQFYIATANLLNFANPNRTYYENAPAYNDKTYEHKLRGLTDLLAKAHADIIAVQEVWDSDALEALAVSLGFKPEHAVIPLASNDSASIYTKGMGAQNTPAVGIISRFEQLETSLLKGIAPKAIIDVPDIGPYQRFNRPPLVLRVDAYGQPITIITAHLKSKRAFFLRDENGDLLEDMDDPNIRVRAKLRSLCMRAAEAASIRMSIIERLQHTREPLILLGDMNDVTGSVTTQLMTETGEVNYDKSMRDVALFDAARIQARYGWMKDVAYTHIYQGMPEVIDQLFVSEEFLSDSKFSLGYVERVDYFNDHLKWDYADRVTDHGIIRAKIKLND, encoded by the coding sequence ATGAGTAATAACACTGAAGGCAATAAACAGTTTTATATCGCAACGGCAAACTTGCTGAACTTTGCGAACCCTAATCGAACTTATTATGAAAATGCGCCAGCTTATAACGATAAAACCTATGAACATAAGCTGCGAGGTCTTACAGATTTATTGGCTAAAGCGCATGCTGACATTATCGCAGTACAAGAGGTTTGGGATAGTGATGCATTAGAGGCGCTGGCTGTTTCACTAGGTTTCAAGCCCGAACATGCGGTCATTCCACTTGCCAGTAACGATAGCGCGAGTATATACACCAAAGGCATGGGTGCACAGAATACACCTGCTGTCGGTATTATCAGCCGATTTGAGCAGTTAGAAACCAGTTTGCTAAAAGGTATAGCACCAAAAGCCATTATTGATGTACCTGATATTGGTCCTTATCAACGCTTCAACCGTCCTCCATTAGTATTACGTGTTGACGCGTACGGGCAGCCCATTACAATTATTACAGCGCACCTAAAAAGCAAACGTGCTTTTTTCTTACGTGACGAAAATGGTGACCTATTAGAAGACATGGACGATCCGAATATTCGAGTTCGCGCCAAGCTTCGTAGTTTATGTATGCGCGCGGCAGAAGCGGCCTCTATCCGTATGTCTATTATAGAGCGATTGCAACATACCCGTGAACCATTGATTCTATTGGGCGATATGAATGATGTCACAGGTAGCGTGACTACTCAGTTGATGACAGAAACTGGGGAGGTTAATTATGATAAAAGTATGCGTGATGTCGCACTTTTTGATGCTGCTCGTATTCAAGCACGATATGGCTGGATGAAGGATGTTGCCTATACCCATATATATCAAGGCATGCCAGAAGTTATCGACCAGTTATTTGTCTCAGAAGAGTTTTTGTCTGATAGTAAGTTTTCGCTCGGTTATGTTGAACGGGTCGATTATTTTAATGATCATTTGAAGTGGGACTATGCCGATAGAGTCACTGATCATGGTATTATAAGGGCGAAAATAAAACTCAATGATTAA
- a CDS encoding TetR/AcrR family transcriptional regulator: MSDNKDEKIEDVLVDSELAKKLVPNKFKFTSQQGRARRQKLLAGAKKLSETHAINDITLAAVCEEAGIPRASAYHFFPNIEAIFLALRFLNAIEILEMVETVDIGNYDRWQGYLTALIDRCITIFHNDETKAKLIYDTNTPDFEGDSFGEDMDHQIVDLVYKRLSERYEMPNFHDIQDTLLIAYSIVNAIFTLSYRRHQSITEEYIQEANTAFIAYLRCYLPEKLPRKNR, translated from the coding sequence ATGAGTGATAACAAAGACGAAAAGATCGAAGATGTGTTGGTAGATTCGGAATTGGCAAAGAAGCTTGTACCTAATAAGTTTAAGTTTACTAGCCAGCAAGGTCGTGCACGTCGTCAAAAACTATTGGCTGGTGCCAAAAAGTTGAGCGAAACACATGCTATTAACGATATTACGTTAGCGGCTGTGTGTGAAGAAGCGGGCATACCAAGAGCTTCTGCTTACCATTTCTTCCCTAATATTGAAGCAATATTTTTAGCATTGCGTTTTTTGAATGCGATTGAAATATTAGAGATGGTAGAGACGGTTGATATTGGCAACTATGACAGATGGCAAGGGTATTTAACGGCGCTTATCGATCGTTGTATTACGATATTCCATAATGATGAGACCAAAGCCAAGCTTATCTATGACACCAATACACCCGATTTTGAAGGTGACAGTTTTGGTGAAGATATGGATCATCAAATTGTTGATCTGGTCTATAAGCGTTTGTCAGAGCGTTATGAGATGCCAAACTTCCATGATATCCAAGATACCTTGTTGATTGCTTATAGCATCGTAAATGCTATCTTTACGTTGTCTTATCGCCGTCATCAGAGTATTACTGAAGAGTATATCCAAGAAGCAAATACAGCATTTATTGCTTATTTACGTTGTTACCTACCAGAAAAGTTGCCACGTAAAAACCGATAA
- a CDS encoding SdrD B-like domain-containing protein, whose protein sequence is MTSTVINTSKSITLCTAKISALSFAMLLMQSNTASAATDSLVQLINNTAQASYNVDSETSTTISTDSNQVQVKASNLPEYGISLTQHALRTVMPNTQVSWVNVLSNTSYSDQTVELTLAISPTVSNLKVYQDLNNNGEVDSEDRQIMLDNLSAQIKLGQSESIQLIVQALSDANGEDGDTADVKIGAIILEDPSIAAVEAIDRLLIIEPEIKFTTPQFDGTKVDSQIGDNVYIDASYAQCNVQSDKPDQVWITVKSPMTGDTYSLKGIETGNNTGKYHLSAPTQNNANAIDDKLIQTLVDDTLTADFTACIDPSVGTGADQLPNGSDLTVRVDNLSSQVNIIDNNASLVVTKESDVKTAELGDYVSYTIDITNNGKSTAYDVQLKDALPRGFDYVENSVRVSPTTNTDINQAQTTEFKADGKYQVLSLGNMAVNESKKVTYRVLIGASSLGGDGINRATAVARNDQGQSVGSREAQWKIDVERGVMNTDGIIVGKVYHDVNRDGIQQKEDGELGVAGVRIYMENGNFIVTDPEGKYNFYGISAKTHVLKVDRTTIPRETELVTQSNRNAGDAGSRFVDLKYGELHRADFAIVGGMADSTERLNAELIARSKLVESKNDTLEQAVKTELTLDPDYDTDTTDNVEASGCNINGDLDLGNSCDSAIVNDMVNPADSRVDMTVTTVAPPVEKELEEYLKEVASNDVAFINLNEGQQLSTYKQMVQVQAPLGSTFTLYANGKPVSEQKIGKTAEQEKQNVTAFDYYAVDLQRGKNTLRGVATDINGQVISEQTIKVLTPDSLQTIDYRTQAQLVPADGISEYQIVISLKDRDGRPYIASTPITIDTNIGRVNLKDSSQDKAGTQVIVSGGELLIPVTAPSVPGKGELVIDTGSSKQIIPLQFTAQLRPLLAVGIVEGAISLKDFDGSSITDAQGAFEQELNDFAGNDDYTASGRAAMFLKGKVRGDYLLTLAYDSDKKGERLFRDIEPGEYYPVYGDSSAKGFDAQSTSKLYVRLDKGRSFAMYGDLKTQIDNDEGIKLGQYNRTLTGLKTQFEDSNTRVTAFLAETSTSQRVNETRGLGISGPYPLAENFDAVLENSETVEVITRDANNPGLIINRETLTRFADYEIDPISRSLFLTAPIASQDIEGNPIYIRVTVEVDEGGEDYFVGGIAAKQQLTDKVAIGGSYVNSDDPLNKEELASVNSVVKFNDKLKLVAEYAMNKAENPNFQSSNQINATELTDSDVEGNALRIELDFDNKKNTRAKAYYNDADEGFVTGASPLTAGRTESGVEVTHTLNDKQTALKLEGIRTEEHTTDASREGVQASVEHRLSENIVGEIGVRYYKQDATAASRNTQAATDVVDITDDTLFNDDIINQSALSSVSNAEEDIEGTTVRARITSRLPKLNNSLVFAEYEQDIENSSRNATSIGGETALGDLGRLYARHDLINSLSGTYGLDDTDERQRTTVGFDATYMKDGKVYSEYRMRDAISAREAEAAIGLKNKWYIQEGLTLNTLFERVESLEGEESNTATAAGIGVEYLAKENYKASGRFEKRWGETSDTLLGSAGIAYRYTDEITFLAKDIYSRTDYSDGDRTINRFQLGAAYRDYDSNQLDMLAKFEYRLDDNNTGDDAYQKDTMIWSWNGNYHPTRPLTLSGRYAGKYTEYEADSLTSDNTAHAVYGRGLYDISERWDIGLQAGTYWNDQANDLAYMLGAEVGYSPMTNLWLSLGYNFMGFEDEDIAYDDSTQQGAYFRLRFKFDEDLFEREDPRKNQRLSSNSAF, encoded by the coding sequence ATGACATCTACTGTAATCAATACGTCTAAAAGCATCACATTGTGTACAGCGAAGATTTCAGCGCTGTCATTTGCAATGTTGCTTATGCAATCAAATACCGCATCTGCTGCAACTGATTCATTGGTCCAGCTGATCAATAATACTGCTCAGGCCAGCTATAATGTTGACAGTGAGACCAGTACGACTATCAGTACTGACTCAAACCAAGTACAAGTAAAAGCTTCAAATTTACCTGAATATGGTATCAGTTTGACTCAACATGCTTTACGCACAGTCATGCCTAATACACAGGTAAGTTGGGTCAACGTACTAAGTAACACCAGCTATAGTGATCAGACTGTCGAGCTGACACTTGCTATATCGCCAACTGTCTCTAATTTAAAGGTCTATCAAGATCTTAATAATAATGGAGAAGTGGATTCAGAAGATCGACAAATCATGCTCGATAACCTGAGCGCTCAGATCAAACTTGGTCAGAGTGAGAGTATTCAGCTTATCGTACAGGCACTATCAGATGCCAATGGTGAAGATGGCGATACTGCCGACGTAAAGATTGGCGCTATCATATTAGAAGATCCATCAATAGCAGCTGTTGAAGCAATTGACAGACTGCTTATCATCGAGCCTGAAATCAAATTTACAACTCCTCAATTTGATGGCACCAAAGTCGACTCGCAAATCGGTGACAACGTTTATATTGATGCCAGTTACGCGCAGTGTAACGTGCAATCTGATAAACCTGATCAAGTATGGATTACTGTTAAGTCGCCGATGACTGGTGATACTTACTCTTTGAAAGGCATCGAGACTGGAAACAACACAGGTAAGTATCACTTATCTGCACCAACACAGAATAATGCCAATGCTATTGACGATAAACTGATTCAGACATTGGTCGACGATACGTTGACTGCTGATTTCACAGCTTGTATCGATCCTTCTGTTGGCACAGGTGCTGATCAGCTACCAAATGGTAGCGATCTTACTGTACGTGTCGATAATCTGAGCTCTCAAGTAAACATCATCGATAATAATGCAAGCCTAGTCGTCACTAAAGAAAGCGATGTCAAAACTGCAGAGCTTGGTGATTATGTCAGCTATACCATCGATATTACCAATAACGGCAAATCTACTGCTTATGATGTACAACTAAAAGATGCCTTACCGCGTGGCTTTGACTACGTTGAGAATAGTGTGCGTGTTAGTCCAACGACTAATACTGATATCAATCAAGCACAGACTACCGAGTTTAAAGCTGATGGTAAATACCAGGTATTGAGCCTAGGAAACATGGCAGTTAACGAAAGTAAAAAAGTTACTTATCGTGTGCTCATCGGTGCGTCATCGCTAGGCGGCGATGGTATTAACCGCGCCACCGCAGTTGCTAGAAATGATCAAGGTCAAAGCGTCGGCTCAAGAGAAGCGCAGTGGAAGATTGATGTAGAGCGCGGCGTGATGAATACTGATGGTATTATCGTCGGTAAGGTCTATCACGATGTCAACCGCGACGGCATTCAGCAAAAAGAAGACGGCGAACTTGGTGTCGCTGGTGTACGTATCTATATGGAGAACGGCAACTTCATCGTGACTGATCCTGAAGGTAAATATAATTTCTATGGTATCAGTGCCAAAACACACGTACTAAAGGTCGATCGTACTACTATTCCTAGAGAAACTGAGCTGGTTACCCAAAGCAATCGCAATGCTGGTGATGCCGGTAGTCGTTTTGTTGATTTGAAATACGGCGAATTACATCGTGCGGATTTTGCAATCGTTGGTGGCATGGCAGATAGCACTGAGCGCTTAAACGCTGAATTAATTGCTCGTAGCAAATTAGTAGAATCTAAAAATGACACGTTAGAGCAAGCGGTAAAAACCGAGCTGACTTTAGATCCTGACTATGATACCGATACTACCGATAATGTAGAGGCTAGTGGTTGTAACATCAATGGTGACTTAGACCTTGGTAATAGCTGTGATTCGGCTATCGTTAATGACATGGTCAATCCAGCAGATAGCCGTGTTGATATGACAGTAACAACTGTTGCTCCGCCAGTAGAAAAAGAGCTTGAAGAATACTTAAAAGAAGTGGCGAGTAATGATGTTGCCTTCATCAACCTAAACGAAGGTCAGCAGCTTAGCACTTATAAACAAATGGTACAGGTTCAGGCACCACTAGGCTCAACTTTCACCTTGTATGCCAATGGCAAGCCAGTATCAGAACAAAAAATAGGTAAAACTGCTGAGCAAGAAAAACAGAATGTAACGGCTTTCGATTACTATGCTGTTGATTTACAGCGCGGCAAGAACACTTTACGCGGTGTTGCGACTGATATAAATGGACAGGTCATCTCTGAGCAGACGATCAAGGTATTAACTCCTGATAGCCTACAAACTATCGACTACCGTACTCAAGCACAGTTAGTTCCAGCTGATGGTATTAGTGAGTACCAAATCGTCATCAGCCTAAAAGATCGTGATGGTCGTCCATATATTGCATCAACTCCGATTACTATCGATACAAATATCGGTCGAGTCAATCTAAAAGATAGCAGTCAAGATAAAGCAGGCACTCAAGTAATCGTATCTGGTGGTGAACTATTAATACCCGTAACTGCACCTAGCGTACCAGGTAAGGGCGAGCTAGTAATTGACACTGGTAGTAGCAAACAAATCATTCCGTTACAGTTCACCGCTCAACTACGTCCACTACTTGCTGTTGGTATTGTAGAAGGTGCTATTTCACTAAAAGACTTTGATGGTAGCAGCATTACCGATGCTCAAGGTGCATTTGAGCAAGAGCTAAATGACTTTGCTGGTAATGATGATTACACAGCTTCTGGTCGTGCCGCGATGTTCCTCAAAGGAAAAGTACGTGGCGACTATCTGCTAACGCTTGCATATGATAGTGATAAAAAAGGCGAGCGTTTGTTCCGTGATATCGAGCCTGGCGAATATTATCCTGTCTATGGTGACTCATCAGCTAAAGGCTTCGATGCACAATCTACTAGCAAGCTTTACGTGCGCCTTGATAAAGGTCGCTCGTTCGCTATGTATGGTGATTTGAAAACGCAAATTGATAACGATGAAGGTATCAAGCTTGGTCAATACAACCGTACATTAACTGGCCTAAAGACTCAATTTGAAGATAGCAATACTCGTGTTACTGCCTTTTTAGCAGAGACCAGTACTAGCCAACGGGTAAATGAGACTCGAGGTTTAGGCATTTCAGGCCCATATCCATTGGCTGAGAACTTCGATGCGGTATTAGAAAACTCTGAAACGGTTGAAGTTATTACTCGTGACGCCAACAACCCTGGGCTTATTATCAATCGTGAGACGCTTACTCGCTTTGCTGATTATGAGATTGACCCCATCAGCCGCAGCTTATTCTTAACTGCACCGATTGCTAGTCAAGATATCGAAGGCAACCCTATCTATATCCGTGTCACTGTAGAAGTTGATGAAGGCGGTGAAGATTACTTCGTCGGTGGTATTGCAGCGAAGCAGCAACTAACGGATAAAGTCGCCATCGGTGGTAGCTATGTGAATAGCGATGACCCATTGAATAAAGAAGAGTTGGCTAGTGTTAATAGTGTTGTTAAATTCAATGATAAGCTAAAGCTGGTCGCAGAATATGCGATGAACAAAGCTGAGAACCCAAATTTTCAGTCAAGTAATCAAATCAACGCGACAGAATTGACTGATAGTGATGTTGAAGGTAACGCACTACGTATTGAGCTTGATTTTGATAATAAGAAAAATACACGAGCTAAAGCTTATTATAATGATGCTGACGAAGGTTTTGTCACTGGTGCATCACCGCTTACGGCTGGACGTACTGAGTCTGGTGTAGAGGTTACTCATACTCTAAATGATAAGCAGACTGCTCTTAAGTTAGAAGGCATACGCACAGAAGAGCATACTACTGACGCTAGCCGCGAAGGTGTGCAAGCAAGCGTTGAGCATCGTTTAAGTGAAAACATCGTTGGTGAAATTGGGGTTCGTTATTACAAACAAGACGCAACTGCTGCCTCACGTAATACTCAAGCCGCGACAGACGTTGTAGATATTACAGATGACACTTTGTTTAATGATGACATCATCAATCAGTCAGCGTTGAGCAGCGTTAGTAACGCTGAAGAAGACATTGAAGGTACGACTGTTCGTGCTCGTATTACCTCTCGTCTACCTAAGTTAAATAACAGCTTGGTATTTGCAGAGTATGAGCAAGATATCGAAAACAGCTCACGTAATGCAACTTCTATCGGTGGTGAGACAGCACTTGGGGACTTAGGTCGTCTATACGCTCGTCATGATTTGATCAACAGCCTATCTGGTACTTATGGTCTGGATGATACAGATGAGCGTCAACGTACCACTGTTGGCTTTGACGCGACTTACATGAAAGATGGTAAGGTTTATAGCGAATACCGCATGCGCGATGCCATTAGTGCACGTGAGGCAGAAGCAGCCATCGGTCTAAAAAACAAGTGGTATATTCAAGAAGGGCTAACCTTAAACACTTTATTTGAGCGTGTCGAGTCTCTGGAAGGTGAAGAAAGTAACACTGCGACAGCAGCAGGTATCGGTGTTGAATATCTTGCCAAAGAGAATTATAAAGCATCAGGACGTTTTGAAAAACGTTGGGGTGAAACAAGTGATACGCTACTTGGTAGTGCTGGTATCGCCTATCGCTATACTGATGAGATTACCTTTTTAGCCAAAGATATCTATTCACGCACTGACTATAGTGATGGCGATCGCACTATCAATCGTTTTCAGCTAGGTGCTGCGTATCGTGACTACGATAGCAATCAGTTAGATATGCTTGCAAAATTCGAATATCGTTTGGATGATAATAATACTGGCGATGACGCTTATCAAAAAGACACCATGATTTGGTCATGGAATGGTAATTACCATCCTACGCGTCCGCTAACCTTGTCTGGACGTTATGCTGGTAAGTATACAGAATACGAAGCAGACAGCTTAACCAGCGATAACACGGCTCACGCTGTTTATGGCCGCGGTCTTTATGACATCAGTGAGCGCTGGGATATTGGATTACAAGCAGGTACTTACTGGAATGATCAGGCAAATGACTTGGCTTATATGCTTGGTGCAGAAGTGGGTTATAGCCCAATGACCAACCTTTGGTTATCACTTGGTTATAACTTCATGGGCTTTGAAGATGAAGATATTGCTTATGACGACAGTACTCAGCAAGGTGCTTACTTTAGATTGCGCTTTAAGTTCGATGAAGACTTATTTGAACGTGAAGACCCACGTAAGAACCAACGTCTGAGCAGCAACTCTGCATTTTAA